A DNA window from Microcystis aeruginosa NIES-843 contains the following coding sequences:
- a CDS encoding GNAT family N-acetyltransferase, translating into MTTSPVPQGDDFSDRPIRPVQYRDLEDIEALTLDDFDEDIDRRAQNFRTQVQQVRPWFGLFKILSFFPNPLQHRFHVYVAEAMANRGEEGKIRGAIQVTPFNSSRSTWRVEQVRVHPGESLSEPKGIGAQLLRYCLETVWEARTWVLEVNINQKDSLALFRQHGFQPLAELTYWSLPPQLLQELSKQEADLPNLLPVSNADAQLLYQLDCVSMPPLLRQVFDRHIQDFKINLVDSLLYRCQSWCGSPQISRGYVFEPQRKAAIGYFELILSNRDERPHQAKLIVHPAYTWLYPKLLIQMAQITRKYPPRSLELISADYQHERREYLEQLGAIRSSHTLMMSRSVWHKIRETKPENSALAEMLQGLQSVPRTPIPSRMSWLKWPNNPPLDSLDSPGELPPVKPPSEPPDQGHPV; encoded by the coding sequence ATGACCACTTCTCCTGTTCCCCAAGGGGACGATTTTAGCGATCGCCCAATCCGTCCCGTACAGTATCGGGATTTGGAAGACATTGAAGCTTTAACCCTGGATGACTTCGATGAGGATATTGATCGTCGCGCCCAAAATTTCCGCACCCAGGTGCAGCAGGTGCGGCCTTGGTTTGGGTTATTTAAAATTCTCAGTTTTTTTCCCAATCCTCTCCAACACCGTTTTCATGTCTATGTGGCTGAGGCCATGGCCAATCGGGGAGAAGAAGGGAAAATTCGCGGGGCAATCCAAGTCACCCCTTTTAATAGTAGTCGCAGCACTTGGCGGGTGGAACAGGTGCGGGTGCATCCAGGGGAGTCTTTAAGCGAACCCAAGGGCATCGGGGCGCAATTACTGCGTTATTGTCTAGAAACGGTTTGGGAAGCGCGCACCTGGGTGTTAGAGGTTAATATCAATCAAAAGGACAGTTTGGCACTTTTTCGGCAACACGGTTTTCAGCCTTTGGCAGAATTAACCTATTGGTCTTTACCGCCGCAATTATTACAGGAATTGAGCAAACAAGAGGCAGATTTACCGAATTTACTGCCTGTGAGCAATGCTGACGCTCAATTGCTCTATCAGTTAGATTGTGTGTCTATGCCGCCGCTACTGCGTCAGGTATTTGATCGCCATATCCAGGATTTTAAAATCAATTTAGTTGATAGTTTGCTCTATCGCTGTCAAAGTTGGTGCGGCAGTCCGCAAATTAGTCGCGGTTACGTTTTTGAACCGCAACGAAAAGCGGCGATCGGTTATTTTGAATTAATTCTATCTAATCGGGATGAGCGACCCCATCAAGCGAAATTAATTGTCCATCCCGCCTACACTTGGCTCTATCCTAAGTTATTAATCCAGATGGCCCAGATCACTCGCAAGTATCCCCCTCGCTCGCTAGAGTTGATATCTGCCGATTATCAGCACGAAAGACGGGAATATCTGGAACAATTGGGAGCGATCCGCAGTTCTCACACCCTGATGATGTCGCGCTCGGTATGGCACAAAATCCGCGAAACTAAGCCAGAAAATTCCGCCCTGGCAGAAATGCTGCAGGGTTTACAATCGGTGCCGCGAACTCCTATCCCTAGTCGGATGTCTTGGTTAAAATGGCCCAATAATCCCCCCCTGGACTCCCTCGACAGTCCGGGGGAACTTCCCCCAGTCAAACCGCCCTCGGAACCCCCCGATCAGGGGCATCCAGTGTGA
- the carB gene encoding carbamoyl-phosphate synthase large subunit gives MPRRDDLQKILILGAGPIVIGQACEFDYSGTQACKALREEGYEVILVNSNPASIMTDPEMADRTYIEPILPEIVEKIIAKERPDAILPTMGGQTALNTAVALAKSGVLEKYNVELIGAKLPAIEKAEDRELFKKAMEKIGVPVCPSGIANNLEEAKAIAHQIGSYPLIIRPAFTLGGTGGGIAYNQEEFEPMAQYGLDCSPTSQILVEKSLIGWKEYELEVMRDLADNVVIICSIENFDPMGVHTGDSITVAPAQTLTDKEYQRLRDYSKAIIREIGVETGGSNIQFSVNPTNGDVIVIEMNPRVSRSSALASKATGFPIAKFAAKLAVGYTLDEIPNDITKKTPASFEPTIDYVVTKIPRFAFEKFPGSQPILTTQMKSVGEAMAIGRTFQESFQKALRSLETGRFGFGCDKVETLPPLSEVRAGLRTPNPERVYSIYHAFKLGMNGSEIHELTGIDPWFLDKLADLMETEKFLKRTPLKSLGKEDLFAIKQQGFSDRQIAFATNTSEDEVRSYRKGLGIVPVYKMVDTCAAEFEALTPYYYSTYEQVESEVLPSDQRKVMILGGGPNRIGQGIEFDYCCCHAAFSLSQAGFETIMVNSNPETVSTDYDTSDRLYFEPLTKEDVLNIIEAEQPEGLIIQFGGQTPLKLAVPLQKYLESPNCPVNTKIWGTSPDSIDAAEDRERFEKILRELDIRQPLNGIARNFQESQAVAKRIGYPVVVRPSYVLGGRAMEIVYSDSELERYMKYAVQIEPDHPILIDKFLENAIEVDVDALSDATGTVVIGGLMEHIEQAGVHSGDSACSIPHTSLSASVLTTIRQWTVELAKALKVIGLMNIQYAVQGETVYILEANPRASRTVPYVSKATGVPLAKVASLVMSGRTLTELGIISEAIPRHIAVKEAVLPFQKFPGADTLLGPEMRSTGEVMGIDSDFGKAFAKAEMAAGVILATSGTVFVSMNDRDKTPMVPVVKDLQSLGFRVVATSGTRKVLLENGCENIDLVLKIHEGRPDVVDWIKNDWIQFIVNTPSGEESQNDGRKIRRTALDYKLPIITTIAGAKATVAALKSLQSQPLEVKALQDYLA, from the coding sequence ATGCCACGCCGTGATGACTTACAGAAAATCCTAATCTTGGGCGCTGGCCCAATTGTCATCGGACAAGCCTGTGAATTCGACTATTCGGGAACTCAAGCCTGTAAAGCCCTACGAGAAGAAGGTTATGAGGTAATTTTAGTCAATTCTAACCCCGCCTCGATCATGACCGATCCAGAAATGGCCGATCGCACCTACATTGAACCAATTCTGCCGGAAATTGTCGAGAAAATTATCGCCAAAGAACGTCCCGATGCCATTCTACCGACTATGGGCGGTCAAACTGCCCTAAATACCGCGGTAGCTTTGGCCAAAAGCGGCGTTTTAGAAAAATATAACGTGGAACTGATCGGGGCAAAACTTCCCGCTATTGAAAAAGCCGAAGATAGGGAACTATTCAAAAAAGCAATGGAGAAAATCGGTGTTCCCGTCTGTCCTTCGGGGATTGCCAACAATTTAGAAGAAGCAAAAGCGATCGCCCATCAGATCGGTTCCTATCCTCTCATTATCCGGCCGGCCTTCACTTTAGGAGGAACGGGGGGCGGTATTGCCTATAACCAAGAAGAATTTGAACCGATGGCCCAGTATGGTCTAGATTGTTCCCCTACATCGCAAATTCTCGTCGAAAAATCCCTAATTGGCTGGAAAGAATACGAATTAGAGGTCATGCGCGATCTAGCCGATAACGTGGTGATCATCTGTTCGATCGAAAACTTTGACCCGATGGGGGTCCATACCGGCGACTCGATTACGGTTGCGCCCGCCCAAACCCTGACCGATAAAGAATACCAACGCCTCCGGGACTATTCTAAGGCAATTATTCGGGAAATTGGCGTAGAAACCGGCGGATCGAACATCCAATTCTCCGTTAATCCCACTAACGGCGACGTAATCGTGATTGAGATGAATCCCCGGGTATCCCGTTCTTCGGCCCTAGCATCGAAAGCCACGGGATTCCCGATCGCTAAATTTGCCGCTAAACTAGCAGTAGGCTACACTTTAGACGAAATTCCCAACGATATCACCAAAAAAACCCCGGCTTCCTTTGAACCGACTATCGATTACGTCGTCACCAAAATTCCTCGCTTTGCCTTCGAGAAATTCCCCGGCTCCCAACCGATTCTAACTACCCAGATGAAATCCGTCGGGGAAGCCATGGCTATCGGTCGAACTTTCCAAGAATCCTTTCAAAAAGCGCTTCGCTCCCTAGAAACGGGACGTTTTGGCTTTGGTTGCGATAAAGTCGAAACTCTCCCCCCTCTCTCGGAAGTCCGGGCCGGTTTGCGGACACCTAACCCCGAACGAGTTTATAGTATCTATCATGCTTTTAAATTGGGCATGAATGGGTCGGAAATCCACGAACTAACCGGGATTGATCCCTGGTTCCTCGATAAATTGGCCGATTTGATGGAAACCGAGAAGTTTCTCAAACGAACTCCCCTGAAAAGTCTCGGCAAAGAGGACCTATTCGCTATTAAACAACAGGGATTTAGCGATCGCCAAATCGCCTTCGCCACCAACACCAGCGAGGACGAAGTAAGAAGTTATCGCAAGGGTTTGGGTATTGTTCCAGTCTATAAAATGGTGGATACCTGCGCGGCGGAATTTGAGGCCCTGACACCCTACTATTATTCCACCTACGAACAGGTAGAATCGGAAGTTTTACCCTCCGATCAACGCAAAGTGATGATCCTCGGTGGTGGTCCCAATCGCATCGGTCAGGGGATAGAATTTGACTACTGTTGTTGTCATGCCGCTTTTTCCCTCAGTCAAGCCGGTTTTGAGACGATTATGGTCAACTCTAATCCGGAAACTGTCTCCACCGATTACGATACCAGCGATCGCCTTTACTTTGAACCCCTGACCAAAGAGGATGTCTTAAATATCATCGAAGCGGAACAACCAGAGGGTTTAATTATTCAATTCGGTGGGCAAACTCCCTTAAAACTGGCGGTTCCCCTGCAAAAATATTTAGAATCGCCTAATTGTCCCGTAAATACCAAAATTTGGGGAACTTCACCCGATTCGATCGATGCCGCCGAAGATCGAGAACGGTTTGAAAAAATCCTCCGAGAATTAGATATCCGACAACCCCTCAACGGTATTGCCCGCAATTTCCAAGAATCCCAAGCAGTGGCTAAACGCATCGGTTATCCTGTGGTAGTACGTCCGTCCTACGTTTTAGGCGGTCGGGCGATGGAAATCGTCTATTCCGATAGCGAATTGGAACGCTATATGAAGTACGCAGTACAGATAGAACCGGATCACCCGATTTTAATCGATAAATTCCTCGAAAATGCCATCGAAGTGGATGTGGATGCCCTGTCAGATGCGACGGGAACAGTAGTTATCGGGGGATTAATGGAACATATCGAACAAGCGGGCGTACATTCGGGCGATTCTGCCTGTTCTATCCCCCATACGTCCCTGAGTGCCTCGGTTTTAACCACAATTCGACAATGGACGGTGGAACTAGCGAAAGCTTTAAAAGTAATCGGTTTGATGAATATCCAGTATGCGGTACAGGGGGAGACAGTTTATATCTTAGAAGCGAATCCCCGCGCTAGTCGTACTGTTCCCTACGTTTCCAAAGCAACGGGAGTTCCTCTGGCAAAAGTTGCCTCCCTCGTCATGTCAGGCCGAACCCTGACGGAATTGGGTATCATCAGCGAAGCAATTCCCCGTCATATCGCCGTCAAAGAAGCGGTTTTACCCTTCCAGAAGTTCCCCGGTGCTGATACTCTCCTGGGACCAGAAATGCGTTCTACAGGCGAAGTAATGGGGATTGACAGCGATTTTGGCAAAGCTTTCGCTAAAGCGGAAATGGCCGCTGGCGTGATTTTAGCCACCAGTGGGACGGTTTTCGTCTCGATGAATGATCGCGATAAAACCCCCATGGTTCCCGTAGTTAAGGATCTGCAATCCCTCGGTTTTCGCGTCGTCGCTACTTCGGGAACTCGTAAAGTTTTGTTAGAAAACGGTTGCGAAAATATCGATTTAGTGCTAAAGATTCACGAAGGCCGTCCCGACGTTGTCGATTGGATCAAAAATGACTGGATTCAGTTTATTGTCAATACTCCCAGTGGTGAAGAATCCCAAAACGATGGCCGAAAAATTCGCCGTACTGCCCTCGATTATAAGTTACCAATTATCACCACTATCGCCGGGGCAAAAGCGACGGTAGCGGCCTTAAAATCCCTGCAATCGCAACCTTTAGAGGTGAAAGCTTTACAGGATTATCTCGCCTAA
- a CDS encoding aminotransferase class I/II-fold pyridoxal phosphate-dependent enzyme has protein sequence MDIPPLLHRAEKALLPIFSEIDAQVKENLRQVLGAFRENRVGVHHFASVSGYGHDDLGRDTLDQVFAQALGAEKAAVRVQFVSGTHAIACALYGVLRPGDEMLAVAGAPYDTLEEVIGIRGSGQGSLKDFGVSYRQLELDSTGAIDWLALATAVKPQTRLVHIQRSCGYSWRSSLSIDEIERIVRIVKQQNPNTVCFVDNCYGEFINTQEPTNVGADLMAGSLIKNPGGTIVTAGGYIAGKAELVEMACYRLTAPGIGREGGATFDQNRLLYQGLFLAPQMVGEAMKGSHLIAYVGDKLGYPVNPAPFVPRRDIIQAIKLGSPDKLIAFCKAIQAYSPIGSYLDPIPAQMPGYESQVVMAGGTFIDGSTSEFSADGPLREPYIVFCQGGTHWTHISLALEQAIAALS, from the coding sequence ATGGATATCCCCCCTCTACTCCACAGGGCAGAAAAGGCCTTACTCCCCATCTTTTCGGAAATTGACGCACAGGTCAAGGAAAATCTCCGTCAAGTCCTCGGTGCTTTCCGTGAAAACCGCGTCGGAGTGCATCATTTCGCCAGTGTTAGTGGTTATGGTCATGATGACTTGGGACGGGATACTTTAGATCAAGTGTTCGCCCAAGCCCTGGGGGCCGAAAAGGCGGCGGTGCGGGTACAATTTGTTTCAGGAACCCATGCGATCGCCTGTGCCTTGTATGGGGTTCTTCGACCGGGGGATGAGATGTTAGCGGTAGCCGGTGCGCCCTACGATACCCTAGAGGAAGTAATTGGGATTAGGGGCAGTGGTCAAGGCTCTTTAAAGGATTTTGGCGTTAGTTATCGGCAATTAGAGCTAGATTCTACCGGTGCGATCGATTGGTTGGCTTTGGCAACAGCAGTGAAACCCCAAACCCGTTTAGTCCATATTCAAAGATCCTGCGGTTATTCCTGGCGATCGAGTTTGTCTATTGACGAAATCGAGAGAATTGTCCGTATAGTTAAACAACAAAACCCGAATACGGTCTGTTTTGTCGATAATTGCTATGGAGAATTTATCAACACCCAAGAACCCACCAACGTGGGGGCAGATCTAATGGCCGGTTCTCTAATTAAAAATCCCGGAGGTACAATTGTCACGGCCGGGGGATACATAGCAGGTAAAGCGGAATTAGTGGAAATGGCCTGCTATCGTCTGACAGCACCGGGGATCGGTAGGGAGGGAGGGGCAACTTTTGACCAAAATCGTCTTCTTTATCAGGGATTGTTTCTAGCGCCGCAAATGGTGGGAGAAGCGATGAAAGGCAGTCATTTAATTGCCTATGTGGGCGATAAGTTGGGTTATCCGGTCAATCCGGCTCCTTTTGTGCCTCGACGCGATATTATTCAAGCGATTAAACTCGGTTCTCCCGATAAGCTGATTGCCTTCTGTAAAGCCATTCAAGCCTATTCTCCCATCGGTTCCTACTTGGACCCCATTCCTGCCCAAATGCCGGGCTATGAGAGCCAAGTAGTGATGGCTGGTGGCACGTTTATCGATGGCAGCACCTCGGAATTCTCCGCCGATGGACCCCTACGGGAACCCTATATCGTTTTTTGTCAGGGGGGAACCCATTGGACCCATATTTCCCTAGCTTTAGAACAAGCGATCGCAGCTTTATCTTGA
- a CDS encoding adenosine deaminase, translating into MALYADLHRHLGGSVVPRILWRYFHRHERDLAAKFQEYPAFEEFYTRERNSLDEYLELHTLVESVQTAQTLPYFIYRLIRGAYIFENLAYLELRYTPYYRTDEHLNQTERIEQMRSIVEIVGQASKMSEYPIITSQILCMHSRLPSEVNKAIVDLALEMKEYVCAIDIAGGDSYYQTRLEEFAGLYSYAREEGLNTTGHLYETKDGCYPQLLPYLQRIGHGIQIPLQYPELLPEVARRHQCLEVCPTTYLKTGTLKSLSQLKIVFDRCFEAGVDIAICTDNAGLHNVRLPFEYENLLTLDVIDFRQLQACQDAAFRHAFAWPYSQKPASLLTGLLSVDNPKLPVYQ; encoded by the coding sequence GTGGCTTTATACGCAGATTTGCATCGGCATTTAGGGGGATCTGTAGTACCGAGAATTCTCTGGCGCTACTTTCACAGACATGAGCGGGATTTAGCGGCCAAATTCCAGGAATACCCCGCTTTTGAGGAATTTTACACCCGTGAACGCAATAGTTTAGATGAGTATTTGGAATTACATACCCTAGTCGAAAGTGTTCAAACCGCCCAAACTTTGCCCTATTTTATCTATCGTCTGATTCGCGGCGCTTACATCTTCGAGAATCTTGCCTATTTAGAATTGCGCTATACTCCCTACTATCGCACCGACGAACATTTGAACCAAACAGAGCGAATCGAGCAAATGCGATCGATTGTCGAGATCGTCGGTCAAGCCTCGAAAATGAGCGAATATCCGATTATTACCAGTCAAATTCTCTGTATGCACTCGCGACTTCCCTCCGAAGTCAACAAAGCGATCGTTGATCTGGCCCTAGAGATGAAAGAATACGTCTGTGCGATCGATATTGCCGGGGGTGATTCCTACTACCAAACTCGACTAGAGGAATTTGCTGGTTTATACAGTTATGCCAGGGAAGAGGGTTTAAATACCACCGGCCATCTTTACGAAACAAAGGACGGTTGTTATCCCCAATTACTGCCCTATCTGCAAAGAATTGGTCACGGTATTCAAATTCCCCTACAATATCCGGAATTGCTGCCGGAAGTTGCCCGTCGTCATCAATGTTTAGAAGTCTGTCCCACCACCTATTTAAAAACTGGCACCCTCAAAAGTTTATCGCAATTAAAGATAGTCTTCGATCGCTGTTTTGAAGCGGGGGTTGATATTGCTATCTGTACCGATAATGCTGGTTTACACAATGTCCGGCTGCCCTTCGAGTACGAAAATTTACTCACCCTAGATGTGATCGATTTTCGACAATTACAAGCTTGTCAAGATGCGGCTTTTCGTCATGCTTTTGCCTGGCCCTACAGTCAAAAACCCGCCTCACTTTTAACCGGTTTGTTATCAGTAGATAATCCCAAATTACCGGTTTATCAGTAA
- the ruvX gene encoding Holliday junction resolvase RuvX — protein MERVAALGLDIGKKRVGVAGCDGTGLIATGLTTIIRSSFVADIPQFEAIVKERNIKILVAGLPYTMAGELGFQAQQVQKYAQKLAIALDLPLEYIDERCTSLEAEEFLKAKKQFSSWDKGAIDREAAAIILQQWLDRRRRVNTVV, from the coding sequence ATGGAAAGAGTCGCCGCCCTCGGCTTAGATATCGGCAAAAAACGGGTAGGAGTGGCAGGATGTGACGGCACTGGTTTAATCGCCACCGGTTTAACCACGATTATCCGTTCTTCCTTTGTTGCCGACATACCACAGTTTGAGGCAATTGTCAAGGAAAGAAATATTAAGATTTTGGTGGCGGGACTGCCCTATACCATGGCCGGAGAACTAGGATTTCAGGCCCAACAGGTGCAAAAATACGCCCAAAAACTAGCGATCGCCTTAGATTTGCCCCTCGAATACATTGATGAGCGTTGCACGTCCCTAGAGGCGGAAGAATTCTTAAAAGCCAAAAAACAGTTTTCCTCTTGGGATAAGGGAGCGATCGATCGGGAAGCGGCGGCGATTATTTTACAACAATGGCTCGATCGCCGACGGCGAGTTAATACTGTTGTTTGA
- a CDS encoding prohibitin family protein, giving the protein MNYNRNIIPLMAGGILILAFTTILRPFAVIDTGERGVVMYFGKVQKQILDEGIHPVIPIVTKIKPINVRVQTTEVKAKGSSKDLQDVETTIIVNWHIDPDKVNQIYQQVGDINEIVSGIINPAVSEIVKAATAQRPVQNILQERGELKREIDTSLAQRLRRYGITINDVSLVNFGFSEEFNAAIEAKQVAEQKAEEAAFRAQQAAQEAKAEINRAKGQAEAQKLLRQNLTAEILQQRAIEKWDGRFPVVMTGSGSLPLINIDSNLLSSQKE; this is encoded by the coding sequence ATGAATTACAATCGCAATATAATACCATTAATGGCGGGGGGAATTTTAATATTAGCTTTTACTACCATACTGCGCCCTTTTGCCGTTATTGATACTGGCGAACGCGGCGTTGTCATGTACTTTGGCAAAGTGCAAAAACAAATCCTCGATGAAGGAATTCATCCCGTTATACCGATTGTCACCAAGATCAAGCCCATCAACGTTCGAGTCCAAACAACGGAAGTAAAGGCAAAAGGATCTTCCAAAGATTTGCAAGATGTGGAAACAACTATTATCGTTAACTGGCACATCGACCCCGACAAAGTCAATCAGATTTATCAACAAGTTGGGGATATAAATGAGATTGTCTCTGGTATTATCAACCCAGCAGTATCGGAAATTGTCAAAGCGGCAACAGCACAACGTCCCGTACAAAATATCTTGCAAGAGCGAGGAGAACTCAAACGTGAAATTGACACTTCCCTCGCCCAAAGATTAAGACGTTATGGGATAACTATCAATGATGTATCTCTCGTTAATTTTGGTTTTTCCGAAGAGTTTAACGCGGCGATTGAAGCCAAACAAGTAGCAGAACAAAAGGCAGAAGAAGCAGCTTTTCGCGCACAACAAGCAGCACAGGAAGCGAAAGCGGAAATCAACCGCGCGAAGGGACAGGCAGAAGCTCAAAAACTATTGCGCCAAAACCTAACAGCAGAAATTTTACAACAACGAGCAATCGAAAAGTGGGATGGACGTTTTCCTGTCGTCATGACTGGTTCAGGCTCCCTTCCCCTGATTAACATCGATTCCAATTTATTATCATCTCAAAAAGAGTAA
- a CDS encoding acyl-CoA desaturase has translation MTVATSEKLPIDWVTLIYMAFIHLVALLAFLPSNFSWGAVGVTLILYWITGGLGITLGFHRLVSHRSFKTPKWLEYFLVFCGTLACQGGAIAWIGLHRIHHKYSDTAPDPHDSNKGFWWSHMGWMLHEIPADEEIARFTQDIADDPFYKFCQNYFVPIQIVLGLILYAMGGWPFVIWGIFVRLVLVFHSTWFVNSATHKFGYVSHESHDNSKNCWWVALLTFGEGWHNNHHAYQYSARHGLQWWEVDLTWMTIRLLQILGLATNIKLPPTTATATES, from the coding sequence ATGACTGTTGCGACTTCCGAAAAACTGCCCATTGACTGGGTGACTCTCATCTACATGGCTTTTATCCACTTAGTGGCTCTTTTAGCCTTCTTACCTAGCAATTTTAGCTGGGGTGCTGTGGGAGTGACATTGATTCTTTATTGGATTACCGGGGGTTTAGGAATTACCCTCGGTTTCCATCGTTTGGTCTCCCATCGGAGTTTTAAGACTCCCAAATGGTTAGAATACTTTCTGGTTTTCTGCGGGACCCTCGCTTGTCAGGGGGGTGCGATCGCATGGATAGGTTTACATCGTATTCATCATAAATATTCTGATACTGCTCCCGATCCCCACGATTCTAATAAAGGTTTTTGGTGGAGTCACATGGGTTGGATGCTGCACGAAATTCCTGCCGACGAAGAAATCGCTCGTTTTACCCAAGATATCGCCGACGATCCTTTCTATAAATTCTGTCAAAATTATTTTGTTCCTATCCAAATTGTTTTAGGCTTAATTCTCTATGCTATGGGTGGTTGGCCGTTTGTAATTTGGGGAATTTTTGTTCGCTTGGTCTTAGTTTTCCACTCCACTTGGTTTGTCAATAGCGCCACCCACAAATTTGGTTATGTTAGCCATGAATCCCACGATAATTCTAAAAATTGTTGGTGGGTTGCCCTCTTAACTTTTGGTGAAGGTTGGCACAATAATCACCATGCCTATCAGTATTCTGCCCGTCATGGCTTACAATGGTGGGAAGTTGACCTGACTTGGATGACCATCCGTCTGCTGCAAATTCTGGGATTAGCTACTAATATTAAGTTGCCTCCCACCACAGCAACGGCGACAGAAAGTTAG
- a CDS encoding vWA domain-containing protein → MRVTLKSALSDSHIDANQSSSQRQLMLSIAATSEQINTNLPINLCLVLDHSGSMQGKPLETVKKAALSLIESLGVNDRLSVIAFDHRAKVILPSQSREDDLTLIRSKIQQLQAGGGTAIDEGIKLGIQESSTGSKGYVSHIFLLTDGENEHGNNQRCLKLAEVAAEYGITLNTFGFGDHWNQDILEKIADIAGGSLSYIERPEQALIEFTRLFNRLQSVRLTNAFLQLELDARTHLAELKPIAQVAPETIEMSIQKEGNFYITRLGDLMIDEEKIILLNLYIDQIPPGTHTIAKVKIRYDDPASGQKGLETATVSLNIASQAIYQSQLNEQVQKSTLTLAKYRQTQIAEEKLKQGDRAAAATMLQTAAKTALQLGEKNAATVLQTNATRLQVGEELSEGDLKKTRIIAKTRLQTDGETGK, encoded by the coding sequence ATGCGGGTAACTCTAAAATCGGCCTTGAGTGACAGTCATATCGATGCTAATCAAAGCAGCAGTCAACGTCAACTGATGCTATCGATCGCCGCCACCAGTGAACAGATCAACACAAATTTACCGATTAATCTTTGTTTAGTTCTCGATCATAGCGGTTCTATGCAGGGAAAACCCCTAGAAACGGTCAAAAAAGCGGCTTTAAGTTTAATAGAATCCCTCGGAGTTAATGATCGTCTCTCGGTGATAGCTTTCGATCATCGCGCCAAAGTTATTCTTCCCTCCCAATCGCGAGAGGATGATCTGACCTTAATTCGCTCAAAAATTCAACAATTACAAGCGGGAGGAGGTACGGCGATCGATGAAGGGATAAAATTAGGTATTCAAGAAAGTTCTACCGGCAGCAAAGGTTATGTGTCTCATATTTTTCTGCTTACCGATGGTGAAAATGAACACGGAAATAATCAACGCTGTTTAAAATTAGCCGAAGTGGCGGCCGAGTACGGTATCACCTTAAATACCTTCGGTTTTGGCGATCATTGGAATCAAGATATCCTAGAAAAAATTGCCGATATCGCCGGCGGAAGTTTATCTTATATCGAAAGACCCGAACAGGCTTTAATTGAATTTACTCGTCTATTTAACCGTTTGCAATCTGTCCGGTTAACTAACGCTTTCCTGCAATTAGAATTAGATGCTCGGACTCATTTAGCGGAGTTAAAACCCATTGCCCAAGTTGCCCCAGAAACTATAGAAATGAGCATACAAAAAGAGGGCAATTTTTACATCACCCGTTTGGGTGATTTAATGATAGATGAAGAAAAAATTATCCTCCTCAATCTCTATATCGACCAAATTCCCCCCGGTACTCATACCATAGCTAAGGTGAAGATTCGCTACGATGATCCCGCTTCCGGTCAAAAAGGGCTAGAAACTGCGACTGTTAGCCTTAATATCGCCTCCCAAGCTATCTATCAATCCCAATTAAACGAGCAAGTTCAGAAATCGACTCTGACTTTAGCCAAATATCGTCAAACCCAAATCGCTGAAGAAAAATTAAAACAGGGCGATCGAGCAGCCGCCGCCACCATGCTACAAACCGCCGCCAAAACCGCCTTACAATTGGGAGAAAAAAACGCCGCCACTGTCCTCCAAACTAATGCCACCCGTTTACAGGTGGGAGAAGAATTGAGCGAGGGAGATTTAAAGAAAACCCGCATTATTGCTAAAACAAGACTACAAACCGACGGAGAGACAGGAAAATGA
- a CDS encoding MAPEG family protein produces MNLSVSAILLYSIVAAAISVYLPFLLVAYARAKVGYDTSAPRAMFDQLPDYAKRATWAHQNGFETFMIYSAAALMAYVTGVSSSLAAVCAIAFVILRLLFSLFYITNVPIARSLMFGLGSLCTYTLFGLSLIKIQ; encoded by the coding sequence ATGAATCTCTCCGTCAGTGCCATTCTTCTCTATTCGATAGTGGCTGCCGCTATCTCTGTCTATCTACCTTTTCTGCTGGTCGCTTACGCTAGAGCTAAGGTGGGTTACGATACCTCCGCTCCCCGGGCAATGTTCGACCAACTCCCAGACTACGCTAAACGAGCAACTTGGGCCCATCAAAATGGTTTTGAAACCTTTATGATCTATAGTGCCGCCGCTCTCATGGCCTACGTTACAGGAGTCTCCTCATCCTTGGCCGCTGTCTGTGCGATCGCTTTCGTGATCCTCCGGCTTTTATTTTCCCTTTTTTATATCACTAATGTCCCGATCGCTCGTTCCCTGATGTTCGGTCTCGGCTCTCTCTGTACCTATACTCTCTTTGGGTTGAGTTTAATCAAGATTCAGTAG